A single Triticum dicoccoides isolate Atlit2015 ecotype Zavitan chromosome 2A, WEW_v2.0, whole genome shotgun sequence DNA region contains:
- the LOC119358235 gene encoding uncharacterized protein LOC119358235 has protein sequence MVPRLECVGSGFQLPNSEQENSLFLRALISVVSGDTAAPALRPELSTPPFAPAPAPAPAAAACARCGMDGCLGCEFVAAAAATTGSSSEGEECSATSLVKNGGVGKRGPGGDGSKFRGVLLRWLEVVDAATVKVLDEMPLHL, from the coding sequence ATGGTGCCAAGGCTGGAGTGCGTCGGCAGCGGGTTCCAGCTCCCCAACTCCGAGCAGGAGAACTCCCTCTTCCTCCGTGCTCTCATCTCCGTCGTGTCCGGGGACACCGCGGCCCCCGCCCTGCGCCCGGAGCTGTCGACGCCGCCCTTTGCTCCCGCTCCCGCTCCGGCGCCTGCGGCTGCTGCCTGCGCCAGGTGCGGCATGGACGGGTGCCTCGGCTGCGAGTTTGTCGCTGCGGCCGCGGCGACGACCGGGTCGAGCAGCGAGGGGGAGGAGTGCTCGGCCACGAGCCTCGTGAAGAACGGCGGCGTGGGCAAGAGGGGGCCTGGCGGCGACGGGAGCAAGTTCAGGGGCGTGCTCCTCCGCTGGCTGGAGGTCGTCGACGCCGCCACGGTCaaggtgctcgacgaaatgcctctCCATTTATGA